In the Verrucomicrobiia bacterium genome, one interval contains:
- a CDS encoding response regulator transcription factor: MKKITILLAEDHTIVREGFRRMLELESDLAVVGEAADGRTAINLAKELRPDVVLMDIAMPRLNGLEATRQLLKIIPATKVIVLSAHGDDSYVQEATAVGAVGFLLKQSSAHEVCQAIRAVQKGKIFFSPAISKRRKNLQAQSPGRPGEFNLKTIKLTAREMEVLQLIAEGKANKETAAELGIGMKTVEKHREHLMRKLDIHDTAGLTRYAISAGIIESSVQVTII, from the coding sequence ATGAAAAAAATCACCATTCTGCTCGCGGAAGACCACACCATCGTGCGCGAAGGATTTCGCCGGATGCTGGAACTGGAAAGTGACCTGGCCGTGGTGGGCGAGGCGGCCGACGGCCGGACGGCAATCAATCTCGCCAAAGAACTCAGGCCCGACGTGGTGTTGATGGACATCGCCATGCCGCGGCTCAATGGTTTGGAGGCCACGCGACAGTTGCTCAAGATCATCCCCGCCACCAAGGTCATCGTTCTCTCCGCGCACGGGGATGATTCGTATGTTCAGGAAGCCACCGCGGTCGGGGCCGTGGGTTTTTTGCTCAAACAATCCTCCGCCCACGAGGTGTGCCAGGCGATCCGCGCGGTGCAAAAGGGGAAAATCTTTTTCAGTCCCGCCATTTCCAAACGGCGAAAAAATCTCCAGGCGCAATCCCCGGGCCGCCCCGGGGAGTTCAACCTGAAAACGATCAAACTCACGGCGCGCGAGATGGAAGTGCTGCAGCTCATCGCCGAAGGCAAGGCCAACAAGGAGACGGCCGCGGAACTTGGCATCGGCATGAAGACGGTGGAAAAGCATCGGGAGCATCTCATGCGCAAGCTGGACATCCACGACACCGCCGGCCTCACCCGCTACGCCATCAGCGCCGGCATCATCGAGAGCAGCGTGCAGGTGACAATTATTTAG
- a CDS encoding DUF502 domain-containing protein yields the protein MQVFFARWKVAFLTGLAVILPAAVSVAIVIWMFGVVSHFTNTLLVFVPSAWMQTREGVGLLYWNLLALAAAILLISLAGGIARYYFGRKLIQLVDRILLRVPLFNKLYRLMKRVNEALTANQANTFKQVVLVEFPRPGLYALGFLTSMHNDEMRARSHKPLVSVFVPAPPLTSGSVVLVPEADVIKLEMSVPEGIKFIMSLGAVSPSYGDAFQGKEGNRPATGVSVPAPALLEPQTR from the coding sequence ATGCAAGTATTCTTTGCCCGATGGAAGGTCGCGTTCCTGACTGGACTGGCCGTGATTCTGCCAGCGGCGGTTTCCGTCGCAATCGTCATCTGGATGTTTGGCGTCGTGTCCCACTTCACCAATACCTTGCTCGTCTTTGTGCCGTCAGCTTGGATGCAGACACGGGAGGGCGTGGGGCTGCTCTATTGGAACTTGCTGGCACTGGCAGCAGCGATTCTGCTGATCAGCCTGGCGGGCGGGATTGCGCGCTACTATTTCGGCCGGAAGTTGATCCAATTGGTGGACAGGATTCTCCTGCGCGTGCCCCTCTTCAACAAACTTTACCGTTTGATGAAACGTGTGAATGAAGCGCTGACCGCCAATCAGGCCAATACTTTCAAACAGGTGGTGCTGGTGGAATTCCCGCGCCCGGGCCTCTACGCCCTTGGATTCCTCACCAGCATGCACAATGACGAAATGCGGGCCCGAAGCCACAAGCCCCTGGTCAGTGTGTTCGTGCCCGCACCACCTCTTACCAGTGGGTCCGTTGTCCTGGTGCCGGAGGCGGATGTCATCAAACTCGAAATGTCCGTGCCGGAGGGCATCAAATTCATCATGAGCTTGGGAGCGGTGTCGCCATCGTATGGCGATGCCTTTCAGGGCAAGGAAGGAAACCGCCCAGCTACAGGTGTAAGTGTGCCAGCCCCCGCGCTCTTGGAACCCCAGACCCGTTGA
- a CDS encoding L-histidine N(alpha)-methyltransferase yields MTNTLMTHLNFLWAGLRQHGQTGGLVPSQRFLIARMIAPVAKNYYGEIIELGSGSGALTLQLARRCPRARILASEINPTLARDCRRNLTRAGRADQVEVVCIPAERLLTELGRRRAAPADFIISGIALGNLSKQRAASLLDAIRQNLGADGMFIQFQHSLLDRKNIQARFPNTRTVPVWLNFPPAFIYFAQP; encoded by the coding sequence ATGACCAACACGCTGATGACCCACCTAAACTTCCTCTGGGCCGGTCTCCGGCAACATGGGCAGACTGGGGGCCTCGTTCCCTCCCAGCGATTTCTCATCGCCAGAATGATTGCTCCGGTCGCAAAAAATTATTACGGGGAAATCATTGAGTTGGGATCGGGCAGTGGCGCGCTCACCTTGCAGCTGGCCCGTCGCTGTCCCCGGGCGCGCATCCTCGCCTCCGAAATAAACCCAACGTTGGCGCGTGATTGCCGGCGAAATCTGACGCGTGCGGGCCGTGCTGATCAGGTTGAAGTGGTCTGCATTCCGGCCGAACGCCTGCTCACAGAGCTGGGGCGGCGCAGAGCCGCGCCCGCTGACTTCATCATTTCAGGGATCGCCCTTGGAAACCTCAGCAAGCAGAGGGCGGCAAGCTTGCTCGACGCCATCCGCCAAAATCTTGGTGCGGATGGGATGTTCATTCAATTTCAACACTCGCTGCTGGACCGGAAAAACATCCAGGCCAGATTCCCGAACACCCGCACCGTGCCCGTGTGGCTGAACTTCCCGCCGGCATTCATCTATTTCGCGCAGCCGTAG